The Aspergillus luchuensis IFO 4308 DNA, chromosome 4, nearly complete sequence DNA window ACTTCGTCGGTGTCATCCAGTCAcataatctactactatgTCACCGGTCGACTAGTATGGCTCTTGCCTGCGGGAATGCTGACTTACCCTACAGGGGCAAAGACTGATATTTATtgcttattttatttataacaGGCAATTATACTGCGTTCAAAACAGAGTTATTCCTGCAAAGTGACGGTACGTAATGAGACTACTAGTCGGCAAAGAATGACTTTTTCCGCTAACATGACCAAAGCCAAGACTTGTTCCTGTCTCGTGGAAGTTGCGGAAGTCGGAAGTTGAGTTGTTGGACTACAGAGCCGCGGAGATAGAGAGCTCCCCGCGGAGATGGTCAAATTGCCTCAAatggtactccgtacatgAACCACCACGCCACCGTGCCAACTCTTGAGCAGTCGTTGCAAATTCTCATGGAACATGGCCAGAACATCAAGTGAAAATATTAACCAGACATAAAAGGTACACCGAGAAAGTAATTACGTAATTAACCGGTTACTGTCAACCTTATACCCCCTAGCGCCTCGTCAATTTCCattccaccatccaccacccctgGTTGTCTACACCTGCTCCGCTCCGTGGGGGATATAAGGAATATTAGGGTTATTCTGCGGTTGCGAGTTGGTCGGGGTGTGGTTCCTCCTCTCGGCTGTTGGGGATTGCGGCTGCTCTACCGTAGTAGCTTCGGAGTTATATGAGGGACGGTGCATCGACATGTCCCACGATCCGGGACCTCCCGAGCCCATCTTGGCTTCCCATTCATTGTAGTCCTGACCGGGATTGACGGTGGTGTACTGGAACATcttgaggaaggtgaagaagccgCATGCGAGGAGACTTCCCAGCAACGGACCGACCCAGTAGATCCAGTGATACCCGGGGAAACTGCGGTTGATGACGTCAGGACCGAGCGATCGCGCCGGGTTGAGTGAGCCGCCAGTATAATAGTCccctgcaggaggaagaggttagTCGCATAATATCTGGCAGCAATGTGATCTGAGGTTATCTACTTACCGACCATCTCAGTCACGAAGAACACCAGGCCGATGCCCACAGGAGCCAGGAAGGTGGATTTATGTTTCACAACAGCCAGCATAATGATAATGAGCACCAGCTGAGCCGTCAAAAACATTTCGATGAACAGTCCCTGCGAGATTGAAGCGCCACCGCCCAGACGAGTGCCGACGTTCAAGTCGCCTGGGAACAA harbors:
- a CDS encoding aquaporin (COG:G;~EggNog:ENOG410PKFT;~InterPro:IPR023271,IPR034294,IPR000425;~PFAM:PF00230;~TransMembrane:6 (i39-59o79-98i125-146o166-185i192-212o237-257i);~go_component: GO:0016020 - membrane [Evidence IEA];~go_function: GO:0015267 - channel activity [Evidence IEA];~go_process: GO:0055085 - transmembrane transport [Evidence IEA]), which produces MGPQWFRKRNADGQTAPVYRSSNNQLPMLHLADTTRNNFIAAVGEFVGTFLFLFFSFAGTQVSNTPKPVPGSPPNTPNLLYSSLCFGFSLMVNVWAFYRVTGGLFNPAVTLALCLVGGLSPVRGVIVFGVQLIAGIAAAGVVSALFPGDLNVGTRLGGGASISQGLFIEMFLTAQLVLIIIMLAVVKHKSTFLAPVGIGLVFFVTEMVGDYYTGGSLNPARSLGPDVINRSFPGYHWIYWVGPLLGSLLACGFFTFLKMFQYTTVNPGQDYNEWEAKMGSGGPGSWDMSMHRPSYNSEATTVEQPQSPTAERRNHTPTNSQPQNNPNIPYIPHGAEQV